Proteins co-encoded in one Candidatus Nitrosocosmicus arcticus genomic window:
- a CDS encoding winged helix-turn-helix transcriptional regulator — translation MNSSTIHYENETESNGNNRSTILKIIDSFPGIRYRDILRLTNLNNGTLSHHLATLEKRSMIKIGRTENSNITRYFPASTPSDETLVLNYLKIKTPKSIILMLLDIDAVSFNEIVNHIHKAPSTTSWNLKRLIDSKIVGRKRGKEFSLFFLLNKLLVKKLAGENNKTLLDRSIDNYISIIGEL, via the coding sequence ATGAATTCGAGCACGATACATTACGAAAATGAGACAGAATCAAATGGAAATAATAGAAGTACGATACTCAAAATTATTGACTCCTTTCCAGGGATTAGATATAGAGATATTCTTAGATTAACAAATCTTAATAACGGCACTTTATCTCATCATTTAGCAACTCTTGAAAAAAGATCAATGATAAAAATTGGTCGAACAGAAAATAGTAACATTACCAGATACTTCCCGGCTTCGACACCGTCGGATGAGACCCTAGTTCTAAATTACTTGAAAATAAAGACCCCTAAAAGTATAATTTTGATGCTACTAGATATTGATGCCGTATCGTTTAATGAAATCGTAAATCATATCCACAAAGCACCATCTACTACTTCATGGAATCTAAAAAGATTAATCGATTCAAAAATAGTTGGGAGAAAGAGAGGCAAAGAGTTTTCGTTATTTTTTCTTCTTAATAAACTATTGGTCAAAAAGCTTGCAGGTGAAAATAACAAGACTTTACTTGACAGAAGCATCGATAACTACATATCCATTATAGGCGAGTTATAA